Below is a genomic region from Candidatus Eisenbacteria bacterium.
TGGGCAGCGGCCAGTCGTCTTTGCCGACGTGTGCGATCACCGCGCCCGAGGGCAGCGTTTCGAGCCGCGTGCGCGCTCGGGCGGCGGTCGAGAAGCGCTCGGCGGCCGCGCGATCCTCGACCGGATCGCCGGACGAGATGATGTCTTCGGACCCCGGTCCCAGGACCGCGAGCAGCGCCGCCTGATCGTTGCGGCGTGTCGCGTCCGTGAGCGCTCGCAGCGCATCGGCGGGCGTCGCGAAGGTCTTCTGGGTGGTGTCGGCAGCCCCCGCGAGAACCGCGAAAGCAAGGGCAACCGCGAGCGAGCAAACGAAGTGTGATCGCATCGTCCCGTCCTCCTTAGCGCCGCCGTCCGCCGCCGCCGCCGCCGCCACGTCCGCCCCCACCGCCGCGACCACCGCCGCCGCCACCGCCACCGCCGAAGCCGCCGCCGCCGCGTCCACCGCCACCGCCGCCGCGTCCACCGCCACCGCCGCCGCCGCCTCCTCCCGCCCAGCTCTGACCGCCGCGGCTCGCCGCGCCGCGCTGGCTGTCGCGTTGCGCCGTGCGTCCGTTGCCGTAGCCGCCGAAGGCGTCGTTGCCTGCGGGACGCGTCTGCGGACGACCGCCCCCGCCGCCGCCCGGCCTGTTCCCGCCGCCGACCTCGGTGCCACCACCCGGTCGGCCGCCGCCACCGCCCGGTCGGTTTCCGCCGCCGACCTCGGTGCCACCGCCCGGTCGGCCGCCGCCGCCCGGTCGATTGCCTCCGCCGGGACGGTTCCCGCCCGTGCCGGCGCCGCCGCCGCCCGGCCGATTGCCTGCGCCTTGACCGGGTCGGTTCCCCTGGCCGCCGGGGCCCTGGTTCCCGCGATCGTAGCCGCGCGCCTGGTCGCGGATCTGGCGATCGCGTGCTGCGGAAGGATCCCGCCCCTGGAACTTCTGCTGGGTGCGCTGATCGCGGTAGCCGACGTTGCGGCGGTGCTCCGGATTGTGCTCCCACTTGCGGTTGTTCTGACGGTTTCCCCCGTTGAAGTTCTTGCTGTTGTCGATGTTGATGTTGTTGTTGCTGTTGTTCTTCCCGCCCCCGCCGCCGTTGTTGTAGTTGTGCACGTAGACGTCGTTGCTACCCCAGTTGCAGCCGTTCGAGATGAGCGCGCCCACACCGACGCCGACGCCGAACGAAAGCAGGCTCGCACCGGCGACGTAGCCCGGCGGGTAGTAGCCGTACATGCTCGGGTAGTACGGTGCCGGGGGAGCGTACGTTGGGCCGTAGACTTGGCTCGGCGCGTACTGCGGGACATAGACCGTGTCGGGCTGCGCGGGCTGGATGATGATCGTCTCCTTGTTGTTGACGACCTCCTTCGTGACCGTCTGCTCCTTGTTCGACTCGAGGCTGCCGGCCGCCACCGCCTTGGCGCGCATGGTCTGGATGGCGTTCATGACCTCGTCCTTCTGCTCGAGGAACGCGTCACCCAGGTCCTTCGTCCAGTCGAGGTTGTCCGACATCCGCTTCAGGAGATCGGGAAAGCTCGTGAGACCCTTGATGCTGGGATCCCAGTCCTGCTCCTCGAGCGCCTTGTCGAGCGCGTCCCCCTTCAGGCTCGCGTTCTTGCGGCGCCAGCGGTCCGCTTCGACGATCTCGAGCGGGTACGTCGAGGCGATCATCACCTGCATCAGGAGCGCGTCGGAATAGAGCGCGATCGGCGCCACCATCTGCTCCAGCTGGTCGGTGGTGAACTTCGGAGCC
It encodes:
- a CDS encoding DUF3300 domain-containing protein — protein: MNQRRTIARLLGLLLLLGAPVLAATETEAPPPDSAQAAPKFTTDQLEQMVAPIALYSDALLMQVMIASTYPLEIVEADRWRRKNASLKGDALDKALEEQDWDPSIKGLTSFPDLLKRMSDNLDWTKDLGDAFLEQKDEVMNAIQTMRAKAVAAGSLESNKEQTVTKEVVNNKETIIIQPAQPDTVYVPQYAPSQVYGPTYAPPAPYYPSMYGYYPPGYVAGASLLSFGVGVGVGALISNGCNWGSNDVYVHNYNNGGGGGKNNSNNNINIDNSKNFNGGNRQNNRKWEHNPEHRRNVGYRDQRTQQKFQGRDPSAARDRQIRDQARGYDRGNQGPGGQGNRPGQGAGNRPGGGGAGTGGNRPGGGNRPGGGGRPGGGTEVGGGNRPGGGGGRPGGGTEVGGGNRPGGGGGGRPQTRPAGNDAFGGYGNGRTAQRDSQRGAASRGGQSWAGGGGGGGGGGRGGGGGGRGGGGFGGGGGGGGGRGGGGGRGGGGGGGRRR